Proteins from a single region of Campylobacter sp. RM16704:
- the aroQ gene encoding type II 3-dehydroquinate dehydratase, which yields MKVMVIQGPNINMLGVRETHIYGNMKMEDIHEQMKLAAKQANAEIEFFQSNFEGELVDKIQECLGSVDGVIINAAAYAHTSIAIRDAIAAINLPVIEVHISNTYRREEFRQKSMIAPVCAGSIVGFGPFGYHMALMGLFQIFDQINAYKAAQAKTQQANQ from the coding sequence ATGAAAGTTATGGTTATACAAGGTCCAAATATCAATATGCTTGGTGTAAGAGAAACTCATATTTATGGTAATATGAAAATGGAAGACATTCATGAGCAAATGAAATTAGCTGCTAAACAAGCAAATGCTGAGATTGAATTTTTTCAAAGCAATTTCGAAGGTGAGTTAGTTGATAAAATTCAAGAATGTTTAGGAAGCGTAGATGGAGTAATCATCAATGCAGCTGCATATGCACATACTTCTATTGCAATTCGTGATGCTATAGCAGCAATTAATTTACCTGTGATTGAGGTACATATTAGTAACACTTATAGAAGGGAAGAATTTAGACAAAAAAGTATGATAGCACCAGTTTGTGCAGGTAGTATAGTAGGTTTTGGTCCTTTTGGCTATCATATGGCTTTAATGGGGCTTTTTCAAATTTTTGATCAAATTAATGCTTACAAAGCAGCACAAGCAAAAACTCAACAAGCAAATCAATGA
- a CDS encoding M24 family metallopeptidase — protein MNFILKNENALFYECGYSCDHALFLKLENEAFFITDARYSFEASEFIKNAKVILAQDLFASARDLLEKARVDRVCFDPKDFSYFEFKELSKSVNIVFEEKLDLSKNKRIIKNAKELQLLQKAVNFGKECFEEFAKYISQEGYGKSEKELHFKACEIFQKNGALGLSFSPIVAINENAAKAHALPSDKKLEYEDLLLVDAGVVYQRYCSDRTRTACFDESGVVFDKDKPNFKNKEIKEIYEIVKQAQFKAIEKVKVGIMASELDFVAREVIKNAGFEKEFIHSLGHGVGLDIHELPNISPKSDYELKEGMVFTIEPGIYIKDKLGIRIEDMIYLDKEKAVVL, from the coding sequence ATGAATTTTATCTTAAAAAACGAAAATGCACTTTTTTATGAGTGTGGCTATTCTTGTGATCATGCTTTATTTTTAAAACTCGAAAATGAAGCTTTTTTTATAACTGATGCAAGATATAGTTTTGAAGCTAGTGAATTTATAAAAAATGCTAAAGTGATTTTAGCACAAGATCTTTTTGCTAGTGCTAGAGATCTTTTGGAAAAAGCAAGAGTTGATAGAGTATGTTTTGATCCAAAAGACTTTAGCTATTTTGAGTTTAAAGAGCTTAGCAAAAGTGTAAATATCGTTTTTGAAGAAAAATTAGATCTTAGCAAAAATAAACGCATTATAAAAAATGCCAAAGAATTGCAACTTTTGCAAAAGGCTGTAAATTTTGGCAAAGAATGCTTTGAAGAATTTGCTAAATATATTAGTCAAGAAGGCTATGGAAAAAGTGAAAAAGAATTGCATTTTAAAGCATGTGAAATTTTTCAAAAAAATGGTGCTTTAGGACTTTCTTTTTCACCTATTGTAGCTATTAATGAAAATGCCGCTAAAGCCCATGCTTTACCTAGTGATAAAAAGTTAGAGTATGAAGATTTATTATTAGTTGATGCTGGAGTAGTGTATCAAAGGTATTGTTCTGATCGTACGAGAACAGCTTGCTTTGATGAGAGTGGCGTAGTTTTTGATAAAGATAAACCAAATTTTAAGAACAAAGAAATAAAAGAAATTTATGAAATAGTAAAGCAAGCACAATTTAAAGCTATAGAAAAAGTAAAAGTAGGTATAATGGCGAGTGAACTTGATTTTGTAGCAAGAGAAGTGATAAAAAATGCAGGTTTTGAAAAAGAATTTATCCATAGCTTAGGGCATGGAGTAGGGCTTGATATACATGAACTGCCAAACATTAGTCCAAAAAGTGATTATGAATTAAAAGAAGGTATGGTTTTTACTATCGAGCCTGGAATTTATATTAAAGACAAATTAGGCATTAGAATAGAAGATATGATTTATCTTGATAAAGAAAAGGCAGTGGTGCTATAA
- the folK gene encoding 2-amino-4-hydroxy-6-hydroxymethyldihydropteridine diphosphokinase, with protein sequence MLIKGARKIEKIRFFPFYSNAGKKGKYIAIIGVGGNIEDEKKRFRSLFRVLMQDKRLQILQTSPFVINKAFGFEEQKDFTNAVMVVSTSLHARALLKVLFFYEFKFRRKRTFKNAPRTLDLDLLYFSKKVRKDEYCTVPHVGVNDRISVTLPLGLLR encoded by the coding sequence TTGCTAATTAAAGGAGCTAGAAAAATAGAAAAAATTCGCTTTTTCCCTTTTTATTCAAATGCTGGTAAAAAAGGAAAATATATAGCTATTATAGGAGTTGGAGGTAATATAGAAGATGAAAAAAAACGTTTTAGAAGTTTGTTTAGAGTTTTGATGCAAGATAAACGTTTACAGATTTTACAAACTTCACCATTTGTAATAAATAAAGCTTTTGGTTTCGAAGAGCAAAAAGACTTTACTAATGCAGTAATGGTTGTAAGTACGAGTTTACATGCAAGAGCACTTTTAAAAGTTTTGTTTTTTTATGAGTTTAAATTTAGAAGAAAAAGAACTTTTAAAAATGCTCCTAGGACACTTGATTTGGATTTGCTATATTTTTCAAAGAAAGTGAGAAAAGATGAGTATTGCACGGTGCCTCATGTAGGGGTAAATGATAGAATTAGCGTAACTTTGCCCTTGGGCTTGTTAAGATAA
- the flhF gene encoding flagellar biosynthesis protein FlhF — protein MGQLIHTFTVESTDEIIPKVKQDYGDKALIVTNKQIRPKTINQKPLYEVIVAIEESDYEEHLKQNNMPIPPKKKPNIANFPEAKIQTPKQEDVKKEEDVVLDFSSKAKQKPINPYLNANKKDDNFLNLKNKLSQVSSEINKVSNYQDFSMPNPSYNKKIEAFEKQMNKLNDKMNLLVDMMWDDKTDLRKELVIPPEFASIYKQAKASGMQEAHLEAIMKATIENMPSTMKANQEAVQRYFYSLLRNMLPCRLESEIKKQKIMMLVGPTGVGKTTTLAKLAFRYAYGDRRYKTGIITLDTYRIGAVEQLFQYAKMMKLPIIDSIEPTDLDDAIRSLNTCEVILVDTTGNSQYDKAKLEKTKEFLSHSNAQIDVNLVLSANTKYEDLLETYNNFSFLNIDTLVITKFDETKVFGNVFSLLYETATPMSFFSLGQEVPDDIEVANSDFLVRCVLEGFRRDENE, from the coding sequence ATGGGACAATTGATTCATACTTTTACAGTTGAAAGCACAGATGAGATTATACCTAAGGTTAAACAAGATTATGGCGATAAAGCTTTGATAGTAACTAATAAGCAAATTCGTCCAAAAACTATCAACCAAAAACCTTTATATGAGGTTATAGTAGCAATTGAAGAATCCGATTATGAAGAACATTTAAAGCAAAATAATATGCCTATACCACCGAAGAAAAAGCCAAATATAGCAAATTTTCCTGAAGCTAAAATTCAAACTCCAAAGCAAGAAGATGTGAAAAAAGAAGAAGATGTGGTACTTGATTTTTCTTCAAAAGCTAAACAAAAACCTATTAATCCTTATCTAAATGCAAATAAAAAAGATGATAATTTTTTAAATTTAAAAAATAAGCTTTCACAGGTTAGTTCAGAAATTAATAAAGTTTCTAATTATCAGGACTTTTCTATGCCAAATCCAAGCTATAATAAAAAAATTGAAGCTTTTGAAAAACAAATGAATAAGCTAAATGATAAAATGAATTTGCTTGTAGATATGATGTGGGATGATAAAACAGATTTGCGTAAAGAACTTGTTATACCGCCTGAATTTGCAAGTATTTATAAGCAAGCTAAGGCAAGTGGTATGCAAGAAGCACACTTAGAAGCAATTATGAAAGCAACTATTGAAAATATGCCAAGTACTATGAAAGCAAACCAAGAAGCAGTACAAAGATATTTTTATTCACTTTTACGCAATATGCTTCCTTGTCGTTTAGAAAGTGAAATTAAAAAACAAAAAATTATGATGTTAGTAGGTCCAACAGGAGTAGGAAAAACTACCACTTTAGCAAAGCTTGCTTTTCGCTATGCTTATGGAGATAGACGATATAAAACTGGTATTATCACACTAGATACATATAGAATAGGTGCTGTGGAGCAACTCTTTCAATATGCTAAGATGATGAAACTTCCTATTATTGATAGTATAGAGCCAACAGATTTAGATGATGCAATTAGAAGTTTAAATACTTGTGAAGTTATTTTGGTAGATACAACCGGAAATTCTCAGTATGATAAAGCAAAACTTGAAAAAACTAAAGAATTTTTATCACATTCTAATGCGCAAATTGATGTAAATTTAGTTCTTTCAGCAAATACAAAGTATGAAGATTTATTAGAAACTTATAATAATTTTTCATTTTTAAATATAGATACTTTAGTTATTACAAAATTTGATGAAACAAAAGTCTTTGGTAATGTATTTTCTTTACTTTATGAAACTGCTACACCGATGAGCTTTTTTTCTTTAGGACAAGAGGTGCCCGATGATATAGAAGTAGCAAATAGCGACTTTTTAGTTCGTTGCGTGCTAGAAGGTTTTAGGAGAGATGAAAATGAGTAA
- the flhG gene encoding flagella biosynthesis ATPase FlhG, producing the protein MSNQAEKLKDLVKNNNSNIKHTHFIAVTSGKGGVGKSTFSANLGNILSKNGYKVGLFDADIGLANLDVILNVRIEKNLLHVLKGECSLEDILIEVKPNLWLIPGESGDEILKYNDKNIYERFLNQTSILDDLDFLIIDTGAGIGGNIGNFLEMSDEVIVITVPDPAAITDAYATIKATSKTKENLLMVFNVVKNENEALRIFDNIKKVADINIKHNLNLEFLGFLGQSKDISSSIKKRTLFSDEDTNASDELKAIASKLLYRLEQKVLSNVGDKSIVSFFKKLLDRF; encoded by the coding sequence ATGAGTAATCAGGCGGAAAAATTAAAAGATTTGGTAAAAAATAATAATTCAAATATAAAGCATACTCATTTTATTGCGGTTACTAGTGGTAAAGGCGGAGTTGGAAAAAGTACTTTTAGTGCAAATTTGGGTAATATTTTATCTAAAAATGGATATAAAGTAGGGCTTTTTGATGCAGATATTGGGCTTGCAAATTTAGATGTAATTTTAAATGTACGTATAGAAAAAAATCTTTTACATGTTTTAAAAGGTGAGTGTTCATTAGAAGATATTTTGATAGAAGTAAAACCAAATTTATGGCTTATTCCTGGTGAGAGTGGAGATGAAATTTTAAAATATAATGATAAAAATATTTATGAAAGATTTTTGAATCAAACAAGTATTTTAGATGATTTAGATTTTTTAATTATTGATACAGGTGCAGGTATAGGTGGTAATATAGGAAATTTTTTAGAAATGTCTGATGAGGTTATTGTCATCACTGTGCCTGATCCTGCGGCGATTACTGATGCTTATGCAACTATAAAAGCAACTTCAAAAACCAAAGAAAATTTATTAATGGTGTTTAATGTAGTAAAAAATGAAAATGAAGCTTTGAGAATTTTTGATAACATTAAAAAAGTAGCAGATATTAACATTAAACATAATTTAAATTTAGAATTTTTAGGGTTTTTAGGTCAAAGTAAAGATATTAGTTCTAGTATTAAAAAAAGAACTTTATTTAGTGATGAAGATACCAATGCAAGTGATGAGTTAAAAGCTATAGCTTCTAAACTTTTATATAGATTGGAACAAAAAGTGCTTAGTAATGTAGGAGATAAAAGCATTGTGAGTTTCTTTAAAAAGCTTTTAGATCGTTTTTAG
- a CDS encoding RNA polymerase sigma factor FliA has protein sequence MQPLNAYASTLKKEQDELVISYMPALRAMAFRLKERLPASIDVNDLISIGVEEMIKLSRRYDKEQNDNFWGFARKRVNGAMLDYLRSLDVMSRSNRKIIKDIDAIIDEFYQENEKEPDDEYLAKRLDLEVEKVKEARAAHAISLVMPLDEQLNCFNDSNIIEQIEKEELIEKINVVLEEFKEREKLVIQLYYYEELNLKEIAEILEISESRISQIHKRLLKKIRERLA, from the coding sequence ATGCAGCCGCTTAATGCTTATGCTTCTACACTAAAAAAAGAACAAGATGAATTAGTTATATCCTATATGCCAGCATTAAGAGCTATGGCTTTTAGACTTAAAGAACGTTTGCCGGCGAGTATTGATGTAAATGATTTAATTAGTATAGGTGTGGAAGAAATGATTAAGCTTTCACGCCGTTATGATAAAGAGCAAAATGATAATTTTTGGGGTTTTGCAAGAAAAAGAGTTAATGGAGCCATGCTTGATTATCTAAGAAGTTTAGATGTAATGAGTAGAAGTAATAGGAAAATTATTAAAGATATTGATGCTATTATAGATGAATTTTATCAAGAAAATGAAAAAGAACCAGATGATGAGTATTTGGCAAAAAGGCTTGATTTAGAAGTAGAAAAAGTCAAAGAAGCAAGAGCAGCACATGCAATTTCACTTGTGATGCCTTTAGATGAACAGCTTAATTGTTTTAATGATAGTAATATTATAGAACAAATTGAAAAAGAAGAATTAATAGAAAAAATCAATGTTGTTTTAGAAGAATTTAAAGAAAGAGAAAAACTTGTAATTCAACTTTATTATTATGAAGAATTAAATTTGAAAGAGATTGCTGAAATTTTAGAAATTAGCGAATCAAGAATTTCTCAAATTCATAAACGATTATTAAAGAAAATTCGTGAAAGGTTAGCTTAG
- the fliM gene encoding flagellar motor switch protein FliM, protein MAEILSQEEIDALLEVVDDDSDDSATSSKLEEIEDKRDIVVYDFKRPNRVSKEQLRSIKGIHDKLARNLASQISSMMRSIVEIKLHSVDQMTYGEFLMSLPSPTSFNVFSIKPLDGNCVLEINPSIAFPMIDRLLGGQGESFDTLRELTEIELNLLDSILRIIMQRLKESWMNVTEIYPSVEAKESSPNVVQIVSQNEIVIMVVMEIIIGNSSGMVNICYPVVHLESILSRLANRDIMMGETSAKKSRNKELKTLIGRAEVIYEAMLGKTFINVNEFLDLKQGDILKLDRGADDKAIVAIDKKEVFLAQVGLHRFRKSIKILELIKTDKDEIKEMLERYEDERRAKANSYDGNEELEEEDDDQ, encoded by the coding sequence ATGGCTGAGATACTTTCCCAAGAAGAAATTGATGCTTTATTAGAAGTAGTTGATGATGATAGCGATGATAGTGCTACCTCTTCTAAGTTAGAAGAGATAGAAGATAAAAGAGATATAGTTGTATATGATTTTAAACGTCCTAATAGAGTTTCTAAAGAACAACTTCGCTCTATTAAAGGAATTCATGATAAATTAGCTAGAAATCTTGCATCACAAATTTCATCTATGATGAGAAGTATTGTTGAAATAAAACTTCATTCGGTTGATCAGATGACTTATGGCGAATTTTTGATGTCTTTGCCTTCGCCTACAAGCTTTAATGTTTTTTCTATTAAACCTTTAGATGGAAATTGTGTTTTAGAGATAAATCCAAGTATTGCTTTTCCTATGATAGATAGACTTTTGGGTGGTCAAGGTGAAAGTTTTGATACCTTAAGAGAACTGACAGAAATCGAACTTAATTTACTTGATTCTATTTTGCGTATTATTATGCAAAGGCTAAAAGAAAGTTGGATGAATGTGACTGAAATTTATCCAAGTGTTGAAGCTAAAGAATCAAGTCCAAATGTTGTGCAAATTGTTTCACAAAATGAAATTGTTATTATGGTAGTAATGGAGATTATCATCGGAAATTCAAGTGGTATGGTAAATATTTGCTATCCTGTTGTACATTTAGAAAGTATTTTGAGTCGTTTAGCAAATCGTGATATTATGATGGGTGAAACTTCAGCAAAAAAATCAAGAAATAAAGAACTTAAAACCTTAATCGGTCGTGCTGAAGTGATTTATGAAGCTATGCTTGGTAAGACATTTATTAATGTAAATGAGTTTTTAGATCTAAAACAAGGAGATATCTTAAAACTTGATAGAGGTGCAGATGATAAAGCTATAGTGGCCATTGATAAAAAGGAAGTATTTTTAGCTCAAGTTGGACTTCATAGATTTAGAAAGTCAATTAAAATCTTAGAACTTATCAAAACAGATAAAGACGAGATTAAAGAAATGCTTGAAAGATATGAAGATGAAAGAAGAGCAAAAGCAAATTCTTATGATGGTAATGAAGAACTAGAAGAGGAAGACGATGATCAATGA
- the fliY gene encoding flagellar motor switch protein FliY has product MINDFLGIFVNECVSTIEGLTGKNAEFSEYYEYDVNSQDSMTPPLVCATFSINNDMKIKVLASAVLMSAIGEWMMGEEEISKNNELNDDEMDAAKEAIQNIISAFSTTLGAQKEIPKMEFNLENCEFVVDALDLGGFHKLYLYNVKILDLEEKISLVFDEKIYKILTKTELEEIVASEDHAQDHKALANVEELRNIGLIMDVRLPIRVRIGSKKMLLKDVLTMDIGSVIELDQLANDPLEILVGDKKIAYGEVVIVDGNFGVQITEIGSKKERLEQLR; this is encoded by the coding sequence ATGATCAATGATTTTTTAGGCATATTTGTCAACGAATGTGTAAGTACTATAGAAGGTTTAACTGGAAAAAATGCTGAATTTAGTGAGTATTACGAATATGATGTAAATTCTCAAGATTCTATGACTCCACCATTAGTATGTGCTACTTTTAGCATTAATAATGACATGAAAATTAAGGTCTTAGCAAGTGCGGTTTTAATGAGTGCAATTGGTGAATGGATGATGGGGGAAGAGGAAATCTCCAAAAATAACGAATTAAATGATGATGAAATGGATGCAGCTAAAGAAGCTATACAAAATATTATTTCTGCATTTTCTACAACCTTAGGTGCACAAAAAGAAATTCCTAAAATGGAATTTAATTTAGAAAATTGCGAATTTGTTGTAGATGCCTTAGATTTAGGTGGTTTCCATAAATTGTATTTATACAATGTAAAAATATTAGATTTGGAAGAGAAAATTTCTTTAGTTTTTGATGAGAAAATATATAAAATTTTAACTAAGACTGAATTAGAAGAAATTGTTGCATCAGAAGATCATGCACAAGATCATAAAGCTTTAGCAAATGTTGAAGAGTTGAGAAATATCGGTTTGATTATGGATGTACGTTTACCTATAAGGGTGCGTATTGGTAGTAAAAAAATGCTTTTAAAAGACGTTTTGACTATGGATATTGGTTCTGTTATTGAGCTTGATCAACTCGCTAATGATCCTTTAGAAATTCTAGTTGGAGATAAAAAAATTGCCTATGGGGAAGTTGTAATTGTAGATGGAAACTTTGGAGTGCAAATTACCGAAATTGGCTCTAAAAAAGAAAGATTAGAACAATTAAGATGA
- a CDS encoding TIGR00730 family Rossman fold protein, producing MKECIIEDIAYLQELEKIQKGITFFGSARLKEDNEYCILASNLAKRLTDEGYSIISGGGGGIMQAANYGAMQSKALHLKSFGFNIHLPFEQKANDFLEYNITFKSLAIRKMALIQKSLAFVIFPGGFGTLDEFFEILTLKQLNFKKDVPIILVGQKFWHTLDKFIKTSLLELKTISKNDELKYSISDDLDEIIRMIKDNDENSCCDEWGCR from the coding sequence ATGAAAGAATGTATCATTGAAGATATTGCTTATCTTCAAGAATTAGAAAAAATTCAAAAAGGCATAACTTTTTTCGGTTCTGCTCGGTTAAAAGAAGATAATGAATATTGTATATTGGCTTCAAATTTAGCAAAAAGACTAACTGATGAGGGTTATAGTATAATTAGTGGCGGTGGTGGAGGTATTATGCAGGCTGCTAATTATGGTGCTATGCAGAGTAAAGCTTTGCATTTAAAATCTTTTGGTTTTAATATACATTTACCTTTTGAGCAAAAAGCAAATGATTTTTTAGAGTATAATATCACTTTTAAGAGCTTAGCCATTCGCAAAATGGCTCTTATTCAAAAGAGTCTAGCTTTTGTGATTTTCCCAGGCGGCTTTGGGACATTGGATGAATTTTTTGAAATTCTTACTCTTAAACAGCTTAATTTTAAAAAAGATGTTCCTATTATTTTAGTTGGGCAAAAATTTTGGCATACTCTTGATAAATTTATAAAAACCTCTTTGCTAGAGCTTAAAACAATATCTAAAAATGATGAATTAAAGTATAGCATAAGTGATGATTTGGATGAAATTATAAGAATGATAAAGGATAATGATGAAAATTCTTGTTGCGATGAGTGGGGGTGTAGATAG
- the mnmA gene encoding tRNA 2-thiouridine(34) synthase MnmA produces MKILVAMSGGVDSTVTAYKLKQAGHEVQGCYMKLHGKPNYHEENIQKVEKVAKFLDIKYHILDLQEDFKNQVYMPFVNTYKEGKTPNPCALCNRFIKLGKLLEFAKSLGCEKLATGHYARIENGLIKTAVDESKDQSYFLANADKKALGYLIFPLGEMKKEDVKKFASTINVLKSFATQKESSEICFVEDTYVQVLDQFMDTKIPGIVRDSSGKEVGKHEGYMHYTIGKRRGFEVRGAHEPHFVLKIDPKKNEIIVGKKEELKISEFNLDNINLFIDTKELDCEVKIRYRSRSTPCKVLINEDKSAKIILQEPVYGLASGQMAVFYDKDLVLASGFIN; encoded by the coding sequence ATGAAAATTCTTGTTGCGATGAGTGGGGGTGTAGATAGTACAGTTACTGCTTATAAGTTAAAACAAGCTGGACATGAAGTTCAAGGGTGTTACATGAAGCTTCATGGAAAACCTAATTATCATGAAGAAAATATACAAAAAGTTGAAAAAGTTGCTAAATTTTTAGATATCAAATATCATATTTTAGACTTACAAGAAGATTTTAAAAATCAAGTTTATATGCCTTTTGTAAATACATATAAAGAAGGAAAAACCCCAAACCCTTGTGCTTTATGTAATCGCTTTATCAAGCTTGGTAAGCTTTTGGAATTTGCTAAGAGTTTGGGTTGTGAGAAATTAGCCACAGGTCATTATGCAAGGATAGAAAATGGTTTGATTAAAACTGCGGTTGATGAGAGTAAGGATCAAAGCTATTTTTTAGCAAATGCAGATAAAAAAGCTTTGGGATATTTGATTTTCCCTCTTGGAGAGATGAAAAAAGAAGATGTAAAAAAATTTGCTTCTACAATCAATGTTTTAAAATCTTTTGCAACACAAAAGGAAAGTTCTGAAATTTGTTTTGTGGAAGATACTTATGTGCAAGTTTTAGATCAGTTTATGGATACCAAAATTCCAGGTATTGTAAGAGATAGTAGTGGCAAAGAAGTGGGAAAACATGAAGGTTATATGCACTATACTATAGGCAAAAGAAGGGGTTTTGAAGTGCGTGGGGCACATGAGCCACATTTTGTATTAAAAATTGATCCTAAAAAAAATGAAATTATAGTAGGAAAAAAAGAAGAACTTAAAATAAGTGAATTTAATCTTGATAATATTAATTTATTTATTGATACTAAAGAGTTAGATTGTGAAGTAAAAATACGCTATAGATCAAGATCAACCCCATGTAAGGTTTTGATCAATGAAGATAAAAGTGCAAAAATTATCTTACAAGAGCCTGTTTATGGACTTGCTAGCGGACAAATGGCGGTATTTTACGACAAAGATTTAGTTCTTGCAAGTGGATTTATAAATTAA
- a CDS encoding helix-turn-helix domain-containing protein — MEDDFSNSSEEEILNFYKKVSSNIRNFREKKGISQLELALDIGIKSVAFYSNCECNRYGKHFNLEHLYKISKSLDIPLKDLLE, encoded by the coding sequence ATGGAAGATGACTTTAGCAATTCTAGCGAAGAAGAAATTTTAAATTTTTATAAAAAAGTATCATCAAATATAAGAAATTTTAGAGAAAAAAAGGGAATTTCCCAGCTTGAACTAGCTTTAGATATAGGCATAAAATCGGTTGCTTTTTATTCAAATTGTGAATGCAATCGATATGGTAAGCATTTTAACTTAGAACATTTATATAAAATTTCTAAAAGCTTAGACATTCCATTGAAAGATTTATTAGAATAA
- the bamE gene encoding outer membrane protein assembly factor BamE domain-containing protein, with protein MKKIAFFFIACILFTACNKTLYNPQVDEKLTVAKAQKDIKIGMSSSEIIEIMGSPNIISTDEQRREVWVYDKINTQRAYQNSSGGISIILAGVAGNSGSNVSTQRTLTVIIKFDNNQKVRDVAYHTSSF; from the coding sequence ATGAAAAAAATAGCATTCTTTTTTATTGCTTGTATTTTATTTACAGCATGCAATAAAACTTTATACAATCCGCAGGTGGATGAAAAGTTAACTGTAGCAAAAGCTCAAAAAGATATAAAAATAGGTATGAGCTCATCTGAAATCATAGAAATAATGGGATCTCCAAATATTATATCAACTGATGAGCAAAGAAGAGAAGTTTGGGTATATGATAAGATTAACACTCAAAGAGCTTATCAAAATTCATCTGGTGGTATAAGTATTATTTTGGCTGGGGTTGCTGGAAATAGTGGTAGTAACGTTAGTACACAACGAACTTTAACTGTTATTATCAAATTTGATAATAACCAAAAAGTTAGAGATGTAGCATACCACACTTCAAGCTTTTAA
- a CDS encoding phosphatidylglycerophosphatase A family protein, which translates to MQKLFLTFFYSGSVSKAPGTFGTIAALIPAFFILRYLGIGTLILLAILLFLVSIKIIDQYEKQTGKHDDKHIVIDEVVGVFLALAICGQSVFTFLLSFVLFRFFDITKPSIIGKIDKKTKGGLGVMLDDVLAGIFAGLFSAVIYGILLKFDLLWFDISIMEIF; encoded by the coding sequence ATGCAAAAACTATTTTTAACATTTTTTTATTCAGGTAGTGTAAGTAAAGCTCCAGGAACTTTTGGAACTATAGCAGCACTCATCCCTGCTTTTTTTATACTAAGATATCTTGGCATAGGAACTTTAATTTTACTTGCAATTTTACTTTTCCTAGTCTCTATAAAAATCATCGATCAATACGAAAAACAAACAGGCAAACATGATGATAAACACATCGTTATAGATGAAGTTGTAGGGGTATTTTTAGCTTTAGCAATTTGTGGTCAAAGTGTTTTTACTTTTTTACTTTCTTTTGTTTTATTTAGATTTTTTGATATCACAAAACCTTCTATCATAGGTAAAATTGACAAAAAAACTAAAGGCGGTTTAGGTGTAATGCTAGATGATGTTTTAGCAGGAATTTTCGCAGGATTGTTTAGTGCTGTGATTTATGGAATTTTACTTAAATTTGATCTTTTATGGTTTGATATAAGCATTATGGAGATATTTTGA